The genomic DNA ACCGTCCCGAACCTCACCTTCCCGACCGACCTCGGCGAGCTCACGCTGCACGACTGGATCGGTGACAGCTGGGCGGTCATTTTTTCCCACCCGAAAGACTTCACCCCGGTCTGCACCACCGAGTTCGGCGCAGTCGCCCAGCTTGCCGACGAGTGGGAGAAGCGCGGCACCAAGGTGCTTGGCGTTTCCGTCGACGGGGCGGAAGATCACAAGAAATGGAAGGGTGACATCGAAGCCTTTGGCGGTGCCAAGGCGGGCTTCCCGATTGTGGCCGACACCGACCTGACCTTTTCCAAGGCCTTCGACATGCTGCCCGCCGATGCCTACCTGCCCGATGGCCGCACCCCGGCCGACAGCGCGACTGTTCGCTCGGTCTTTATCGTTGCGCCCAACAAGAAGGTGCAGCTGATGATGACCTATCCGATGTCGGTCGGTCGCAACTTTGCCGAGGTGCTGCGTGCGCTCGACGGGCTGCAACGCACCTACGAACAGCCGCTGGCCACCCCCGCCAACTGGGAAACCGGGCAGGACGTGATCGTGGCTCTGGCGCTGGACGATGCGGCGGCGGAAGAGAAGTACGGCGCGCTCGACAAGAAGCTGCCCTACCTGCGCTTTGCCAAGAACCCGGGCTAAGCCCGCAACATCCCATGAACGTGAAAAAGCCCCGTTGGAGTGAACGGGGCTTTTTTGCTAACCTCCACTGTGAAAGGGGCACCGGGGCAACGCCCGGTCTCCGCGCAGAGGATTGAATGACGCACCCATACCGGCGGATTTTCGCCGCGCTTGTTCTGCTTTCAGGGGTGGCTGTGACCACTCTTCCGCCGCTCTCCGCTCAGGACGTGGGGGATGCTGCGGCTGAGCCAGAAGACGGGGCCGGGCTGGTGATCGGTGACGCTGCCGACCTCACTGAAGAGGGCGTTGATACCGAAGGGATCGTTGGCGAGGACGTGCAGGTAACGTGGGGCGACGATGGCGTGCCCATTGTGCGCGTGGCGATGCCGGCGACTGTCTTCATGCCGATTGAAGAGGAGGAGATGGAGGACATGTACTTCACCCTTCAGGAAGAGCTCAACCGGCTGGGCTGCGACGCGGGCACCGTCGATGGCGATTGGGGCCGAAACTCTGAGCGGGCCATGGCGCGGCTGCGGGATGCGGTGCCCGACATCGCCGAGATGGAGCTTTCGATCACCCTCGCCGGGCTGTTGCAAAAGATGCCCGAGGGCACCTGCCCGCTGGTCTGCTCTGTGCGTGAGGTGAAGGTGGATAACCGTTGTGAGTTGAAGACCTGCCCTTCAGGCCAGTATCTCGACACGCGCGGCTCCTGTCGGGTGCGGCAGGCCAAGGCCTCCAAACCGAAGCGCGCCACCAGCAGTGGCGGCAGCGGGGGTGGCGGAGGCCGCAAATGTGCAACCTACAACGGTCGGACCTACTGCAATTGAGGCCGGCCGAGGGAGCGAGAAAGGGACGATGATGCTGAGATGGATCCTTGCGGCCACACTCATGGCCAGCCTGCCTGCCACACCGGCGGTGGCCGAGTTGAAGCTGCGTGTGAGCTTCTCGGAAAAGCAGGTGCGCTCGCGCGGGCTTGGGCGCTCGAACGACACCTGCCGCACCACCTATGACATCAAGCAGTTCGGCGGACTGCTGGCGATTGAAACCGTGAAGTCCAACTGCAAGACCTTCGAGATCGGGGCCAAGCGCGGAGCCGACGGTTCGGCCTCTGCGCTGGTGTTTGAGGGCCCCTCCAGCCGTTCCACCAAGAGCTGCGCCTACACGGCCAAAACCCGCACGGAACGCTGCAGCGATGGCTCACGCGTGCGCCTGCCACCCGGCATCAAGGTGGACTACAAGGCAAATGTCGAAACCCGGGCCCGTTACAACCTGACCCGCAGCGGGCTGACGGCGACGATGGGCATCAACCGGGTGCTGACCGATGCCGAAGGCAGCAAGCAGGTGATGGAAGCGGGCTTTCGGATGGTGGTGGCCTTGCAGGGCAACACCTGCAAGCTGACCGAG from Oceanicola sp. D3 includes the following:
- a CDS encoding redoxin domain-containing protein produces the protein MALRINDTVPNLTFPTDLGELTLHDWIGDSWAVIFSHPKDFTPVCTTEFGAVAQLADEWEKRGTKVLGVSVDGAEDHKKWKGDIEAFGGAKAGFPIVADTDLTFSKAFDMLPADAYLPDGRTPADSATVRSVFIVAPNKKVQLMMTYPMSVGRNFAEVLRALDGLQRTYEQPLATPANWETGQDVIVALALDDAAAEEKYGALDKKLPYLRFAKNPG
- a CDS encoding peptidoglycan-binding protein, translated to MTHPYRRIFAALVLLSGVAVTTLPPLSAQDVGDAAAEPEDGAGLVIGDAADLTEEGVDTEGIVGEDVQVTWGDDGVPIVRVAMPATVFMPIEEEEMEDMYFTLQEELNRLGCDAGTVDGDWGRNSERAMARLRDAVPDIAEMELSITLAGLLQKMPEGTCPLVCSVREVKVDNRCELKTCPSGQYLDTRGSCRVRQAKASKPKRATSSGGSGGGGGRKCATYNGRTYCN